In Myxococcus stipitatus, the genomic window GGTCCTCCGGGAGGTCGAAGCCCCGCCGCCAGAAGGCGGCTTCGTACCGGTCGAGCTGCTCCGAGGAGAAGGGCTCCGCGCCGTGCAGTCCCTCGAAGCCCGCGCTGACCTGCCGGGCACACCATTCATCCCACGTCGCGACGATTCCAGGCATCGCGGTTCATCCTATTCTGGGGCGCCGGGGCGGTTCATCGTTCGAGGGGATTCATGCCACTGAGTTTCAGGGTTCGTGTGCGGAACAGGCTCTCTCAACCCGCGTGTCTGGTGCTGGAGCCCTGGTGTCGCGTTTGTACCCTCGAACCCGGAGGGGTAACCGACATCGAGGTGGAGGGGCCTGAGAAGAATGAAGTCGTGAATGGGAAGTCCGTGCGAGGGGATGGTGGCTTCTTTCCCGTGGAATTGGATGCCCAGTCACTCGTGCTCTGGGGGTGGGGGCGCTCCAATCTCGACTTCGTGACCCCTCCGGTACCGCCGAGCGTGACGGTTCCTCCCAAGCCCGTCTCGAGGTTCAATCTTCGCTTGGAGAACGCACGCAAGACACCGGCACGAATGCTCTTCGAGCCTGGGGCAAGGGTGGTGTTGTTCAAGGCCGAAGCCAGTGAGGGGAGGAGGGTCAATGTCCGCGAGATTCTCGATATCGAGGTACGAATCTCCGGCGCGCAGCGGGAGTCGTCCATTCCCGTCATGGAACTCGACCTGGATGAGCAGGGGCTCGTGGTGCGGATGAACGAGTCCCTCTGTTCCGTAGAGCATTTCGGGGACGTCACGAAGCACTAGGGATGCTGACGCTCCCCGCGCTCAACCCCGCCCGGGCAGGGGCCACGGCTTGAGTCCGGCGATCTGCTCCGCCTCCTCCACCGCGACGCTCAGCCGTGCCCGCTCGCGGCGCACGTAGTCGCGCACCGCGCCGTCCAGCCGCCGGTCGAAGATGACGTGCGCGCTGTGCACCGCCGTGGGCTCGAAGCCGCGCGACACCTTGTGCTCGCCACCCGCGCCGGGCTCGAACACCTTGCGCCCCGCGCGGATGCAGTCGTCCACCGAGTGGTACAAACACACGTGGAAGTGCAGGAACGGGTGCTCCTCGACGCTGCCCCAGTAGCGGCCATACAGCCGCTCCTTCGTCGCCAGGTTGAACGCCCCCGCGATGACCCGCCCCTCGCGCACCGCCTCCACCATCTCCACCGTGTCCGGCATCGCCTGGAACACGCGCGCGAAGAATCCCGGCGTGAGCTGAATCTGTCCCCACGCGTGGCGCTCACACGTCGCCGTGTAGAACCCATACGCGCGCTTCGCGTGCGCCGGCGTCAACTCCGTCGTGCGCACCGTGCGCAGCGTGATTCCCTGCGTCGCCGCCGCTCCGCGCTCGCGCTTGAGCTGGTTGCGCCGCTTGGAGTCGAACCGCGCGAGGTAGTCGTCGTAGCTGACATACCCCGGGTTCTTCCAATGGAACTGGAGCGTCACCCGCCGCGCGAGCCCCGCCTCCTCCAGGAAGTCCGCCTCCTCGTCCGTGGGATACAGGAAGTGCACCGACGAGCACCCCGACTCCCGAGCGCTCTCCACCGCCGCCGACAGGAGCGCGCGCCGCAGCGCGGGCACGTCCTCGCCCGGGGCGACGAGGAAGCGGGGCACCGTGGCCGGGGACAGCGGCCCGCCGACGATGAGCTTCGGGTAGTACTCCACGCCCAGCCGGGCGGCGGCGTCCGCCCACCCGAAGTCGTAGATGTACTCGCCCATGCTGTGGAACTTGCGGTACGCGGGCGCGGCGGCCACCAGCGTCGGCCCCCGCCACAGCGTCAGGTGGTGCGGCGCCCACCCGGTCTCCTCGGTGGCGCTGCCACTCTCCTCCATGGCCGCCAGCCACGCGTGGCGCACGAAGGGAGGCGCGTCCGGCCCCAGGAGCGCGTCCCAGCTGGCGGCCGGGACGTCGGTCACTGCGTCGAGGATGCGGAGGCGGAGCGGGGTATCAGCGGGCACGGGGCCAGTTCTAACGCGGGCCCCGTGCGGGCGCCGCTCCTCGCCTCCCGGGACGTCAGGCGGCCTGGGCCGGGGCGCCCGTCTCCCGGGCGACCTGCCGCGGCTCCGGCCACACGGCCCGCTGGGGAGTGGCGATGCGGATGACCCCCAGCTTCGCCAGCACCTTCATCACCTGCCACGTGGGGTCCACCTCGAACCTGCGCGCCGCGAAGTTCGGGCTCATGCCGTACTTGTGGTGGTTGTTCTGGAACAGCTCACCCATGCACAGCAACTCGACCGGCAGCGTGTTGCGCGACTTGTCGCTGCTGTCGAAGTTCCGGTAGCCGTACTTGTGCCCGCACCAGTTCACGATGGCGCCGTGCACCGGGCCCATCAGGAAGTGGAAGGGCAGCAGCAGGAACTGCCAGGGCGAGGTGGCGAACGCAACGTAGAACGCCGAGTACAGCGCCACCCAGCCGAGCGTCGCCACCCACGAGGTGCGCAGCGTGTCGTCCACCAGCTTCCACTCGGGATAGCCGCCGAGGAAGCGGGCCTCCGGCTGCCCCTCCCCCGTGGTGTACGCGTCGTAGCGCTTCTTCGTGTGGAGCATCATCCGGAAGACGTCCGTGAAGAAGTGGGGCGAGTGCGGGTCCTTCTCCGTGTCGGAGAAGGCGTGGTGCTCGCGGTGCAGGATGGCGTAGGCCCGGGGCGACAGGTACGAGGAGCCCTGCACCAGGTACGTGAGCAGGTGCATCACCCGCTCCGTGCGCGGCCCCATCGTGTACATGCGGTGCGCGGCGTACCGGTGCTGGAAGAAGCTCTGGAAGAAGACACAGAGCAGCCAGTGCGAGACGAAGAAGATGAGGATGGCCATGGCGGTCTCCCGGTTCGGGGCTGAATCCGGGTAACATCGGCCATGTCACGCCAGCGTCATGGCCCTCCCGAAGCCGCCTCCACCGAGCGGCGGAACGGCCCCTGGCTTCATGACGCCATCAGTCGGACGCCCGGTCTCCGAGCATGACGCGCCACGTCCACCGGCGTCTTCCGGTACGGAGGGCGCACACCTTCCTTCGAGAGGAGCACACGCGTGGAGCGGGCGGACATCGTCAGGCTGGACAAGGGGCACGTCTGGCACCCGTACACCGCCATGGAGGCGTACATCGCCCAGACAGACCCGCTGGTCATCCAGCACTCGGAGGGGCCGTACCTCTTCGACGTGGACGGGCGGCGCTACCTCGACGCGAACGGGTCCTGGTGGGTGTCCACCCTGGGGCACCGGCATCCCCGGTTGGTGCGGGCCCTGACGGAGCAGGTCGGCCGGATGCCGCACGTGTCGCTGGCGGGCATCACCCACGAGCCCGCGGCGCGGCTCGGGGCGGAGCTGGCCGCCATCGCCCCCGGCGCGGACCGGCCGGACGTCCCCGCCGCCGAGCGGCTCACGCGCGCCTTCTACTCCGACAACGGCAGCACGGCGGTGGAGGTGGCCATCAAGATGGCGGCGCAGTACTGGGCGCAGAACGGCCGCCCCCGGCGCACGCGCTTCATCACCCTGTCCGGCGCGTTCCACGGCGAGACCATCGGCTCCACCAGCGTGGGCGGCGTCCCGTTGTTCCGCGAGGTGTTCGGGCCCCTGCTGTTCGACGTGGTGCACGTGCCGTCCCCGGCGGAGGAGGGCGGCTGGGAGCGCGCCTTCGAGCAGGTGAAGGCCGCGCTGCGCGAGCACCCGGATGAGATCGCCGCCGTCATCCTGGAGCCCGTCATCCAGGGCGCGTCCGGCATGTACATGTACTCGCCGGACTTCGTGCGCGCGGTGCGCGAGGCCACGCGCGAGGTGGACACGTTCCTCATCGCCGACGAGGTCTTCACCGGCATGGGGCGCACGGGCGCGCGCTTCGCGGTGGACCTGGCGGGCGTGGTGCCGGACATGCTGTGTCTGGCCAAGGCGTTGTCGGGCGGGCTGATGCCCTTCGCGGTGACGATGGCCTCCGAGCGCGTCTTCTCCGGCTTCCTCGGCGCGTCGTCGCGGGCGCTGTATTACGGGCACTCGTACTGCGGCAACCCGCTGGGCGCGGCCGTGGCGCGAGAGGTGCTGGCGGTGTACCGGGACGAGGACGTGCTGGGGCAGGTGGCGCGCAAGGCCCCGCGCGTGAAGGCCGCCTTCGAGCGCATGGCGGGTTCGCTGCCGGGCCTCGTGCGCCCGCGCGCGGTGGGCATGGTGGGCGCGGTGGACCTGGGAGGGGGCGGCTACCTCGCGCGCAGCGGCTGGCGCGTGTACGAGGCGGCGCGCAGGCGCGGGCTGTACCTGCGCCCGCTCGGCGACACCGTGTACATCGCCCCGGCGCTCAACATCCCCGACGCCGCGCTCGACGAGCTGCTCGGCGGCGTGGAGGAGTCGCTGCGCGAGGTGCTGAAGGGCTGAGGGGCGCGGCGCGTGGCCCGCGCGGCGTCAGCTCTTGCCCGCGGGCGGCGCCAGTGACGGGCTCACGCCCATGCGGCGCTCCTGTCGGAAGAGGATGACCTCGCGCACGACGACCTGGACGGCGGCGGCCACGGGCACGGCCACCACCGCGCCGACGATGCCACCCAGCTCCGCGCAGAAGAGCACCGCCAGCAGGATGATGAGCGGGTTGACGTGCACGGTGCGCCGGAACACGAGCGGCGCCAGCACGTTGCCCTCGAGCTGCCCGTACAGCACGAAGTACGCGAGCACGCCCACCGCGAGCCACAGGCCGCCCGTGGCCAGGGACAGCAGGGTGATGAGCCCGCCGGCCACCACCGGCCCCGCGTAGGGCACCATGCTGGAGAAGCCGCTGACGATGCCCAGCGGCAGGAAGTACGGCACGCCGAGCACCGCCAGCACCGTGGAGGTGAGCAGCGCGTTGAAGGTGCAGATGAGCGTCAGGCCCATCAGGTAGCCGCCGGTGGCCCGGTACACGTTGCGCAGCACTCGCACGTAGCGCAGCCGGTGCTCGGGGCCCGCCAGGTCGAGGAGCCGGCGCAGGAGGCCCCCGCCGAAGACCAGCATGAACACCACGAGGAAGAAGACGGTGAGCACGGCGCCCGCCAACCCCACCATGCTGCCGATGGCGCGCACCAGGAGACCCGGCAGCTCGCCCGAGGCGAGGCGGGGCGTCGCCTCCACCAGCTCGCGCGACCAGCCCATGTTCTGGAGCCGCTGGAGGATGCTGCGGATGGGGCGCGAGTCGCGCAGCTCCTGGGTGATGTGCGGCCACTGCACCAGCAGCGCGTCCACCTGCGCCGCCGCGGCCGGGATGATGAGCAACGCCAGGGTCGCGAGGACCGCGAGCGCGCTCAGCAGCATCACCGCGATGGCCAGCGCCCGGGGGACCCGCCACCGCTCCAGCCGCGACACCCCATGCTCCAGCGCCAGCGCCAGCAGCGCCGCGATGCCGGTGAGCGTGATCGCCATCCGCGTCCGCACCACCAGCACCACCAGCGCCATGACGCCCAGCACCACGAGGCACACGGTGAACACCGTCTTCGGCGTCACCTGTGAGCGTTGTCCCGCTCCGCCTTGCTCAGCCACCGTCCCCTCTCGCTCGACCCGCGATACACCCCGTCCCCCTGGAGTGTGTCGTGTCCGGCCCGCGCGCCAGTGCCCCCCACCTGGCCACGGCCCACGAGGTGTCGAGTCGTCCACGGGCGAGCGAACGGCCCGCGCGATGCGTCCGGTGGCGGACAGGCGTGGGCCGGGTCCGCCGCGGCGCTCACCGGGGCGCTAGTTGCGCGACGGGAAGATTCCCTCCATGGCGATGATGAAGTTGAGGCACAGGAACGGCGACATGTTGTTGTGAGGCTGGCTGCCGCCCGCCGCGCCGATGGCCGCCGGGTTCATCGTCCCGTCGATGGGCGCGGAGCGATAGTTGAGGATGGTGGCGTTGGTGTCGGCCGCCAGCACCGTGCCGATGGGCGTCTCCACGTCTCCGCTCTGCGAGCTGACGTTCAGCGAGTGGGTGTGCGCGGGCATCTGGTTGGAGAGGAGCGTCACCGTCTCCGACCCGCCCTGTTCTCCGAGCGTGCGCGGCGACAACCCGGGGCCCTGTCCCTGCTGCATCGGAGAGCGCCCGCGCAGGTCCGGGAGCGCGAAGGTCGTCTGCCCGTTGCCTCCATAGGTGGTGCCCAGGATGGAGAAGAGCGCCGTGTTCTGCGCGATGGAGAGCAGCTGGCCCTGGCAGAACTGCCAGCCGCGCGGCGGGAAGTTGCCAGCGAACAGCCGGATTTCACCGATGAATGGTTCGGACACGCGAACACCTTTCGACGAAGGGATGTGGATTCAGTTGAGACAACGGATGCGACAGGTGTCTCAGCAACTCTTCGGCCAGCATCCGAGGTCCGGAAATCCCCGCGTGAATGCCGCGTCGCGGCTCCCCTCTTCGAGAGGCATGCGCGGCCACGAGGCACGCCCACGACCGGAGGTGTCGTGCGTTCCGGGCAGACGCTGCGTGCGTTCGGAGGGGACGCGTCAGGTTGGGCTGCTCGCGTCATCGCACCCGCGTCGCGCCCGTTCGCCCTGGCGGGTTGGACCCCGGAGTGGCGCGCGCCCCCCTGGCGCGTGGTTTGCTGTTGGACATCGCCCCGAGTTGTCTCGAGGAGGAGGAACACCATGGATCAAGTGAACTGGCGGCGCCCCGTATGGGGGAGGGGGCTGCTCCGCGCTCTACCGATGACGACCCTCCTGGTGCTGTCGGCGTGTGAGGAAGGGACGCAGGGACCTCCGGGACCGCAGGGTCCCCAGGGGCAACAAGGACCCGCTGGGGTGCAAGGACCCAAGGGGGACACGGGAGATGTCGGACCCCAGGGCGCGCAGGGACCCAAGGGGGACACGGGTCCTCAGGGGCCCGAGGGGCCTCAAGGTCCGCAGGGGCCGGCGGGGTCTGGGGGTGGACCGCAGGGCGAGGCGGGCAAGAACGCGGTGGCGCGCACCACGGCGGAGGCCGAGGGCGCGAACTGCGCGACGGGCGGGGTGAAGCTCGAGGCCGGCGTCGACGACGACGGTGACGGCGCGCTGGACGAGGACGAGGTGGACTCCACCAGCTACGTCTGCAACGGCCCGCAGGGGCCGCGGGGCGTCGAGGGTCCCCAGGGCACCCAGGGTCCGCAGGGCCTGCGCGGCGAGACGGGGCCCGTGGGCGCGGCGGGGCTGCACGCGCTGTCGGCGACGAGCGCCGAGCCCGTGGGCGGCAACTGCGCCACGGGCGGCGTGAAGCTCCAGTTCGGTCTGGACGCCAACGGCAACGGCACGCTGGACGAGGGCGAGCAGAACGCGGACCTGACGCGCTACGTGTGCAACGGCGCGCAGGGCCCGAAGGGCGAGCCCGGCGAGACAGGGCCGCGAGGCGAGACGGGGCCGGCGGGCGCGACGGGTGCGACAGGCGCGACGGGCGCGACAGGGCCGCGGGGCGAGCAGGGCCCTCCGGGCGCGACGGGCATCTACGGTGACGGGTCGTCGGGCAATTGGAACGTCACGGGCACCATCAACCTGACGAACGTCAGCGGCTACAACAGCCTGACCGCCGAACAACGGACCCTGCAGTTCACCAACGTGAACATCATCGGTAACCTCATCGTCCCCAGTGGCACGGTCATCCGGGCGACGGGGGATGTCACCCTCAACAGCGGCTACACCATCACCGTCGACCAGTCCGCCTCC contains:
- a CDS encoding GNAT family N-acetyltransferase, with protein sequence MPADTPLRLRILDAVTDVPAASWDALLGPDAPPFVRHAWLAAMEESGSATEETGWAPHHLTLWRGPTLVAAAPAYRKFHSMGEYIYDFGWADAAARLGVEYYPKLIVGGPLSPATVPRFLVAPGEDVPALRRALLSAAVESARESGCSSVHFLYPTDEEADFLEEAGLARRVTLQFHWKNPGYVSYDDYLARFDSKRRNQLKRERGAAATQGITLRTVRTTELTPAHAKRAYGFYTATCERHAWGQIQLTPGFFARVFQAMPDTVEMVEAVREGRVIAGAFNLATKERLYGRYWGSVEEHPFLHFHVCLYHSVDDCIRAGRKVFEPGAGGEHKVSRGFEPTAVHSAHVIFDRRLDGAVRDYVRRERARLSVAVEEAEQIAGLKPWPLPGRG
- a CDS encoding acyl-CoA desaturase, translated to MAILIFFVSHWLLCVFFQSFFQHRYAAHRMYTMGPRTERVMHLLTYLVQGSSYLSPRAYAILHREHHAFSDTEKDPHSPHFFTDVFRMMLHTKKRYDAYTTGEGQPEARFLGGYPEWKLVDDTLRTSWVATLGWVALYSAFYVAFATSPWQFLLLPFHFLMGPVHGAIVNWCGHKYGYRNFDSSDKSRNTLPVELLCMGELFQNNHHKYGMSPNFAARRFEVDPTWQVMKVLAKLGVIRIATPQRAVWPEPRQVARETGAPAQAA
- the bioA gene encoding adenosylmethionine--8-amino-7-oxononanoate transaminase, whose product is MERADIVRLDKGHVWHPYTAMEAYIAQTDPLVIQHSEGPYLFDVDGRRYLDANGSWWVSTLGHRHPRLVRALTEQVGRMPHVSLAGITHEPAARLGAELAAIAPGADRPDVPAAERLTRAFYSDNGSTAVEVAIKMAAQYWAQNGRPRRTRFITLSGAFHGETIGSTSVGGVPLFREVFGPLLFDVVHVPSPAEEGGWERAFEQVKAALREHPDEIAAVILEPVIQGASGMYMYSPDFVRAVREATREVDTFLIADEVFTGMGRTGARFAVDLAGVVPDMLCLAKALSGGLMPFAVTMASERVFSGFLGASSRALYYGHSYCGNPLGAAVAREVLAVYRDEDVLGQVARKAPRVKAAFERMAGSLPGLVRPRAVGMVGAVDLGGGGYLARSGWRVYEAARRRGLYLRPLGDTVYIAPALNIPDAALDELLGGVEESLREVLKG
- a CDS encoding AI-2E family transporter, coding for MAEQGGAGQRSQVTPKTVFTVCLVVLGVMALVVLVVRTRMAITLTGIAALLALALEHGVSRLERWRVPRALAIAVMLLSALAVLATLALLIIPAAAAQVDALLVQWPHITQELRDSRPIRSILQRLQNMGWSRELVEATPRLASGELPGLLVRAIGSMVGLAGAVLTVFFLVVFMLVFGGGLLRRLLDLAGPEHRLRYVRVLRNVYRATGGYLMGLTLICTFNALLTSTVLAVLGVPYFLPLGIVSGFSSMVPYAGPVVAGGLITLLSLATGGLWLAVGVLAYFVLYGQLEGNVLAPLVFRRTVHVNPLIILLAVLFCAELGGIVGAVVAVPVAAAVQVVVREVILFRQERRMGVSPSLAPPAGKS
- a CDS encoding phage tail protein, with translation MSEPFIGEIRLFAGNFPPRGWQFCQGQLLSIAQNTALFSILGTTYGGNGQTTFALPDLRGRSPMQQGQGPGLSPRTLGEQGGSETVTLLSNQMPAHTHSLNVSSQSGDVETPIGTVLAADTNATILNYRSAPIDGTMNPAAIGAAGGSQPHNNMSPFLCLNFIIAMEGIFPSRN
- a CDS encoding collagen-like protein, with the protein product MARTTAEAEGANCATGGVKLEAGVDDDGDGALDEDEVDSTSYVCNGPQGPRGVEGPQGTQGPQGLRGETGPVGAAGLHALSATSAEPVGGNCATGGVKLQFGLDANGNGTLDEGEQNADLTRYVCNGAQGPKGEPGETGPRGETGPAGATGATGATGATGPRGEQGPPGATGIYGDGSSGNWNVTGTINLTNVSGYNSLTAEQRTLQFTNVNIIGNLIVPSGTVIRATGDVTLNSGYTITVDQSASDNGVGPAESGVARIPASEYGGGLGLPMLAASQLLKPGPKGGGSGAKTTAGVGGDGGGTLVILAQGTVRIQGGASIHANGDSGFSAADMSNLPGGGGGAGGVIVIVGKSGINIGGIVYAVGGNGGAGDNTGNPSPGKGGGGGGGGGIIHLLSAAPITLTGTTNVTGGAAGTTEGPTGASTATTAGGGGGASGGNGGSGGVSIATPATAGSNGYVFQTVTPLPENLFL